The Persephonella sp. region AGGCTGAGATGATATCACCAAAACATCTGTTGGGTCTCCGTCCTCTGCCAGTGTATTTGGAATAAATCCGTAATTAAATGGATAATACATTGCAGTATAAAGGAATCTATCAACAAAAACAGCACCGCTTTCTTTATCTACTTCATACTTAATGCTACTTCCCTGTGGAATTTCTACAACTACATAGATATCTTCAGGAGGATTTTTTCCTGCAGGTATTTTAGATAAATCCATTTCCCAACCTCGCTTTTTTCTTTAATTATAACAGATTTGTCCTTGCTTAAACTATATATTGGAAATAGTTTTTATTCAAAAAGGGAGTTATAATGAAAATTATTCAACTGCCCGAACCTGTTTTGGACAGTAATTTTTCCATTGAAAATGCTCTGCTTAAAAGAAAATCCATCAGAGAGTTCTTAAAAACTCCATTTACATTAAAAGATATCTCACAACTTTTATGGGCTGCTCAGGGAGTTACCCATTCTGAAGGGTTTAGAACAGCTCCTTCAGCAGGTACTCTGTATCCTCTTGAAATTTATGTGGTTGCAGGGAATGTCATAGACCTTGAGTCCGGAATATATAAATACAATCCTTTTAGCCATGAAATATTAAAAATAAAAGCAGGAAATTTCAGAGAAGAGCTATTCCAGGCAGCACTTGGTCAAGAATGGGTGAAAAATGGTGCTGTATGTTTTGTAATAACGGGGGTTTACAGTAGAATTACAAGGAAATATGGAAATAGAGGGATAAGATATGTTGATATGGAAGCAGGACATGCTGCCCAAAATCTATTATTACAAGCAACTGCATTAGATATTGGATGTGTTCCTGTAGGTGCTTTTTATGACAATCTTGTTAGAGAAATCCTCGGTATAGGAACCGAGGAATTTCCCTTATATCTTATCCCTGCGGGAAGATACAAGTCTGTTAATTTTTAAACTTTAAATCAAATCTATCAAGATTCATAACCTTATCCCATGCTTTTACGAAATCTGATATAAACTTCTCCTTATCTGATGCATAGACTTCA contains the following coding sequences:
- a CDS encoding SagB/ThcOx family dehydrogenase, with amino-acid sequence MKIIQLPEPVLDSNFSIENALLKRKSIREFLKTPFTLKDISQLLWAAQGVTHSEGFRTAPSAGTLYPLEIYVVAGNVIDLESGIYKYNPFSHEILKIKAGNFREELFQAALGQEWVKNGAVCFVITGVYSRITRKYGNRGIRYVDMEAGHAAQNLLLQATALDIGCVPVGAFYDNLVREILGIGTEEFPLYLIPAGRYKSVNF